A genomic region of Gemmata massiliana contains the following coding sequences:
- a CDS encoding glycosyltransferase family 2 protein, whose amino-acid sequence MGDIRLSLVIATVARPTLARTLRSLRGQLWEPGDEVLVVGDGPHPVAAELFAQMGLPGRYLENPGARGMWGHHARNWVLDARRASGTHVMALDDDDEYTPGAIARVRARLRMNPDRPHIFRMSGHPTAPLIWRPEHPVLTSGNLGTPCLVFPNDPEKLGRYGMRYVGDCDFAATTCAQYPAGPVWCEDVICRVRPFA is encoded by the coding sequence ATGGGTGACATTCGGCTCTCGCTGGTGATCGCGACCGTGGCTCGCCCGACGCTCGCCCGGACGCTCCGTTCGCTCCGGGGCCAGTTGTGGGAACCGGGCGACGAGGTGCTCGTGGTCGGGGACGGGCCGCACCCGGTCGCGGCCGAGCTGTTCGCACAGATGGGGCTCCCGGGCCGGTACCTCGAGAACCCGGGCGCGCGGGGCATGTGGGGGCACCACGCGCGGAATTGGGTGCTCGACGCGCGCCGGGCGTCGGGTACGCACGTGATGGCGCTGGACGACGACGACGAATACACCCCGGGCGCGATCGCGCGCGTGCGGGCGCGGCTCCGGATGAACCCGGACCGGCCCCACATCTTCCGCATGAGCGGGCACCCGACGGCCCCGCTCATCTGGCGCCCCGAGCACCCGGTGCTGACGAGCGGGAACCTCGGGACGCCGTGCCTGGTCTTTCCCAACGACCCGGAGAAGCTCGGGCGGTACGGGATGCGGTACGTCGGGGACTGCGACTTCGCGGCGACCACGTGCGCGCAGTACCCGGCCGGTCCGGTCTGGTGCGAGGACGTGATCTGTCGAGTTCGACCGTTCGCGTAG
- a CDS encoding phage tail tape measure protein: MAYNAIASGSAILTTNADGLTAGLAKASKDMDKWSRDANGRMRDASGKFVSTGAKGLTGQIAGLNGASNGALAGMGATLGTAIGGPIGAAIGGAIGSALGTAAGKAKELLGSIVDTLSDTSKQGAMAKALGLTSEQFTGMAGVAKSVGEDTREFLESLVTMGKLGTDAARGTEQASLAFQGLGLNAEEFIKLRADEQFFQIFDALGKVQDPLQRTRLLMQAFGEDGGKYLLPLLGKAPSELRQMADSLAVTTAEMEKATAASGAFKRLETLGNKLWRGLAVAAAPGLEMLADFGTSALRAVQPVLDLISAGADRVWRGMRTTLEGITAFSSRLWERIQPRVRPIFDWLDRAWETTKWLAGAAWDGIVSLVVPAVEKIVDWIADAVTAVSDWGKGVVGLTGDWAKAETFIVKAFRTIGTAGAAAWDTLRVGAGFLAIGIGKVIEYLGKLGSQYLFVVKGMVGVAAKFGIMNESLKGLEKFAEQWDKMAKDVGKDIGAWGKQMVKTGDATVKQFNRWVNALQMPWGRGRQGRLGGDFGGPEGGALGGEDETPSSWKLSEALEKGTKEAYSLVLKNQMRALYGPEDTAKKHLDVAKETKKVAEKSLDQQKRMADRLSKIGRT, translated from the coding sequence GTGGCATACAACGCGATCGCTTCCGGGTCCGCGATCCTGACCACGAACGCGGACGGGCTCACGGCCGGGCTCGCGAAGGCGAGCAAGGACATGGACAAGTGGAGCCGGGACGCCAACGGGCGGATGCGGGATGCGTCCGGCAAGTTCGTCTCGACCGGGGCCAAGGGGCTCACGGGTCAAATCGCCGGGCTCAACGGGGCCAGTAACGGCGCGCTCGCGGGGATGGGCGCCACGCTCGGGACCGCGATCGGCGGCCCGATCGGTGCGGCCATCGGGGGCGCGATCGGTTCGGCGCTGGGTACGGCCGCGGGCAAGGCCAAGGAGCTGCTCGGGAGCATCGTTGATACGCTCTCCGACACGAGCAAACAGGGCGCGATGGCGAAGGCCCTCGGGCTCACGTCCGAGCAGTTCACGGGCATGGCGGGGGTCGCGAAATCGGTCGGCGAGGACACGCGCGAGTTCCTGGAAAGCCTCGTCACGATGGGGAAGTTGGGGACCGACGCGGCCCGGGGGACCGAGCAAGCCTCCCTCGCGTTCCAGGGGCTCGGCCTGAACGCGGAGGAGTTCATCAAGCTCCGGGCCGACGAGCAGTTCTTCCAGATCTTCGACGCGCTCGGCAAGGTCCAAGACCCGTTGCAGCGCACGCGGTTGTTGATGCAGGCGTTCGGCGAGGACGGCGGTAAGTACCTGTTGCCGCTCTTGGGGAAGGCCCCGAGCGAGCTGCGCCAGATGGCCGATTCGCTCGCGGTGACGACCGCGGAAATGGAGAAGGCGACGGCCGCGAGTGGGGCGTTCAAGCGCCTCGAGACGCTCGGGAACAAGCTCTGGCGCGGGCTCGCGGTGGCCGCGGCCCCGGGGCTCGAAATGCTCGCCGACTTCGGCACGTCCGCGCTGAGGGCCGTGCAGCCCGTGCTCGACCTGATCTCCGCGGGGGCCGATCGCGTGTGGCGCGGGATGCGCACCACGCTCGAGGGGATCACGGCCTTCTCCTCCCGATTGTGGGAGCGCATACAGCCCCGGGTGCGGCCGATCTTCGACTGGTTGGACCGCGCGTGGGAAACGACCAAGTGGCTCGCCGGGGCCGCGTGGGACGGGATCGTTTCGCTCGTCGTGCCGGCGGTCGAGAAGATCGTGGACTGGATCGCGGACGCGGTCACGGCCGTGTCCGATTGGGGCAAGGGGGTGGTCGGACTGACCGGGGATTGGGCCAAGGCCGAGACCTTCATCGTGAAGGCGTTCCGGACCATCGGGACCGCGGGCGCGGCCGCCTGGGACACGCTCCGGGTCGGGGCCGGGTTCCTCGCGATCGGCATCGGGAAGGTGATCGAGTACCTCGGGAAACTCGGGAGCCAGTACCTGTTCGTCGTGAAGGGCATGGTCGGGGTCGCCGCGAAGTTCGGGATCATGAACGAGTCACTCAAGGGCCTCGAGAAGTTCGCGGAACAGTGGGACAAGATGGCCAAGGACGTCGGAAAGGACATCGGCGCTTGGGGCAAGCAGATGGTGAAGACGGGCGACGCGACCGTTAAGCAGTTCAACCGCTGGGTCAACGCCTTGCAGATGCCGTGGGGCCGTGGGCGCCAGGGGCGGCTCGGGGGCGACTTCGGCGGGCCGGAAGGGGGCGCGCTCGGGGGCGAGGACGAAACGCCCTCGTCCTGGAAGCTGAGCGAGGCGCTCGAGAAGGGGACGAAGGAAGCGTACTCGCTCGTCCTCAAGAACCAGATGCGCGCGCTGTACGGACCCGAGGACACGGCGAAGAAGCACCTCGACGTGGCCAAGGAAACGAAGAAGGTCGCGGAGAAGTCCCTCGACCAGCAGAAGCGGATGGCGGACCGGCTCAGCAAGATCGGGAGGACGTGA
- a CDS encoding phage tail assembly protein T, which produces MSAAEFAFWKAYRDRHGFPVDRLEAGTVLAGVATARAMGSKVEPKHLIPRFGPQRVSMKTLAAQLAALPGAKVRYIPRPDRKPKQLPPAPDGPGPAPKVLNPRR; this is translated from the coding sequence ATGTCGGCCGCGGAGTTCGCGTTCTGGAAGGCGTACCGGGACCGGCACGGGTTCCCGGTGGACCGGCTCGAGGCCGGTACCGTGCTCGCGGGCGTCGCGACGGCGCGGGCGATGGGGTCGAAGGTCGAACCGAAACACCTGATCCCGCGCTTCGGCCCCCAGCGCGTCAGCATGAAGACGCTCGCCGCGCAACTGGCGGCCCTGCCCGGTGCGAAGGTGCGGTACATCCCGCGCCCGGACCGGAAGCCGAAGCAACTTCCCCCCGCCCCGGACGGTCCGGGGCCGGCGCCCAAAGTTCTCAACCCCCGGAGGTAA
- a CDS encoding phage tail assembly chaperone family protein, TAC, translating into MTKDDVLKGARGKPVPFEFDGLTLLLRPLSFGERSELFAWGREHAQEPGSGLALQARLVLFAVCDESGSPILEPADLNQFGVGLVDALAQEIARRNGIDGQGAGEPGKGPSPTTPS; encoded by the coding sequence ATGACGAAGGACGATGTGTTGAAGGGCGCCCGGGGGAAGCCGGTGCCGTTCGAGTTCGACGGGCTCACGCTCCTGCTCCGGCCGCTCTCGTTCGGGGAGCGCTCCGAGCTGTTCGCGTGGGGCCGCGAGCACGCCCAAGAGCCGGGCAGCGGGCTCGCGCTTCAGGCGCGGTTGGTTCTGTTCGCCGTGTGCGACGAAAGCGGTTCGCCGATCCTCGAACCCGCGGACCTGAACCAATTCGGCGTCGGGCTCGTGGACGCGCTCGCGCAGGAGATCGCCCGGCGCAACGGGATCGACGGTCAGGGGGCCGGTGAGCCGGGAAAGGGGCCGTCGCCGACGACGCCGAGTTAG